A stretch of the Panthera uncia isolate 11264 chromosome D1, Puncia_PCG_1.0, whole genome shotgun sequence genome encodes the following:
- the LOC125912141 gene encoding general transcription factor II-I repeat domain-containing protein 2-like codes for MLSRPLVFFCPTNCPGPPQPLFPSLPAADLTLLCRQVTDMQLFVRARELHTLEVTGLETVAQIKAHVAFLEGLTTEDKVVLLAGSPLQDEATLGQCGVEALATLEVVGRMLGVGKRKMDREHRMFQEKWERAYFFVEVKNSPVCLICNQTLSVSKEYNLRRHYETNHSKHFDRYTEEMRDEKLNELKKGLNFLQHLSSNTNKLSDAAVKCSYVISEKIARASKPFTDGEFIKDCLLSAAEILCPEQKPAFANISLTGNTVAQRVKDMAENLQDKLREKVKSFVTFSIAVDESTYINNTSQLIIFIRGVDENFDITEELLDMVPMTDPASEDDLFLYVEKSLEKFNVDWSKLVSVTTDGAPAMVCDHTGLVAKLKSKVKMFFKDAELKSIHCIIHQELFCTKKLKLEHVMDVVINTVDWIRTRGSNHRQFRALLEELNAQYGNLLYYTKVRWLSRGMVLKRFFELIKEIDLFMSSKGKPLPQLTSEDWIRDLAFLVDITNHLNTLNISLQRRSQVVTQMYDSVCSFLAKLSLWEAHLAANNLAHFPTLKSVSRNERDGLIYIPKIVELKMEFQKRFFDFKHYENELVLFSSPFSINIDCVNEELQMEVIELQCNTVLKTKYDDIGIPEFYKYLSKSYPKYRKHCAKILSMFGSTYVCEQLFSVMKLSKTKFRSQLKDTGLHSVLHIATRNMRPDIDILVQKKRCQVSGSKSKE; via the exons ATGCTGTCCCGCCCACTAGTGTTCTTCTGCCCCACGAACTGTCCTGGACCCCCACAACCCCTCTTCCCGAGTCTCCCAGCTGCTGACCTCACTCTTCTCTGTCGCCAAGTCACTGACATGCAGCTGTTTGTCCGTGCCCGGGAGCTGCACACTCTTGAAGTGACCGGCCTGGAGACAGTTGCCCAGATCAAG GCTCATGTGGCCTTCCTGGAGGGCCTCACCACTGAAGACAAAGTCGTGCTTCTGGCAGGTTCTCCCCTGCAGGATGAAGCCACCCTGGGTCAGTGTGGGGTAGAAGCCCTGGCAACCCTGGAAGTGGTTGGCCGAATGCTAGGAG TGGGAAAACGAAAGATGGATCGAGAGCATCGCATGTTTCAAGAAAAGTGGGAACGAGCGTATTTCTTTGTGGAAGTTAAGAATAGCCCTGTGTGTTTAATATGTAACCAGACTTTGTCTGTGTCAAAAGAATACAACTTAAGACGCCATTACGAGACAAACCATAGTAAGCACTTTGACCGGTATACGGAAGAGATGCGTGATGAGAAACTTAATGAACTAAAGAAAGGACTAAACTTTCTTCAGCATCTGTcatcaaatacaaataaactaaGTGATGCTGCCGTGAAATGCAGTTATGTCATAAGTGAGAAAATTGCCCGGGCATCAAAACCTTTTACAGATGGTGAGTTTATAAAAGACTGTCTCTTGAGTGCTGCGGAAATCCTGTGTCCAGAGCAGAAACCAGCATTTGCCAACATAAGTCTAACTGGAAACACTGTTGCTCAGCGAGTAAAAGATATGGCTGAGAACCTACAGGACAAGTTGCGAgaaaaagtgaaatcatttgtGACATTTTCTATTGCAGTTGATGAGAGCACATACATAAATAATACGAGCCAGTTGATTATATTTATCCGGGGTGTTGATGAGAATTTTGACATCACTGAAGAACTTTTGGACATGGTGCCCATGACAGACCCAGCATCTGAGGATGACCTATTTTTGTATGTTGAGAAAAGTCTTGAAAAGTTTAATGTTGACTGGTCAAAACTAGTAAGTGTAACCACAGATGGTGCTCCTGCGATGGTCTGTGATCACACTGGACTTGTTGCAAAACTTAAGTCCAAGGTCAAAATGTTCTTCAAGGATGCAGAGCTTAAATCTATCCACTGCATTATTCACCAGGAATTGTTCTGTACTAAAAAGTTAAAGCTAGAACATGTCATGGATGTAGTGATTAACACAGTAGACTGGATACGCACCCGTGGCTCCAACCACAGGCAGTTCAGGGCTTTGCTTGAGGAACTGAATGCCCAATACGGGAATCTCCTTTACTATACAAAGGTAAGGTGGCTTAGTCGTGGCATGGTGCTGAAGAGATTTTTTGAATTGATAAAAGAGATAGATTTGTTCATGTCTTCCAAGGGCaaaccccttccccagctcaccaGTGAAGACTGGATCAGAGACCTGGCCTTTTTAGTTGACATTACAAACCATCTGAACACTTTGAATATCTCCCTTCAGAGACGTTCACAAGTAGTGACACAAATGTATGATTCAGTTTGCTCTTTCCTCGCAAAATTGAGTCTCTGGGAAGCTCATTTGGCTGCAAATAATCTGGCTCACTTTCCTACACTGAAATCAGTTTCCAGAAACGAACGTGATGGCTTAATCTACATCCCCAAAATTGTGGAGTTAAAGATGGAATTCCAAAAAAGGTTCTTTGATTTCAAACATTATGAAAATGAACTCGTACTGTTTAGCTCACCTTTCTCAATTAACATCGATTGCGTTAATGAAGAATTACAAATGGAAGTTATTGAACTGCAGTGTAATACggtattaaaaactaaatatgatGACATTGGAATACCAGAATTCTACAAATACCTCAGCAAGAGTTAccccaaatatagaaaacattgTGCAAAAATTCTGTCCATGTTCGGAAGCACCTATGTCTGTGAACAGCTGTTTTCTGTTATGAAATTGAGTAAAACTAAGTTTCGCTCCCAATTAAAGGATACAGGATTACACTCAGTTCTCCACATTGCGACTCGAAATATGAGACCAGACATTGACATCTTGGTGCAG